A single Aminobacterium mobile DSM 12262 DNA region contains:
- a CDS encoding excinuclease ABC subunit UvrC: MHNDDSLMVNPKIKNIVKNLPLRPGVYIMRDEEGNVIYVGKAKSLRKRVSSYFRHQGFASPRLRKLVETIADISTIRTETEAEALIVESRLIKKYKPFFNIDLKMNERYPYIKITNERFPRLVITRNKEDDGSIYLGPYISAKDVRVLLRLIERYFPLRSCKAEVRPDKRRRPCLNYALGRCLAPCAGLCGETEYRERVDDIVLLLQGRSSELVERMRKRMELSASDLDFEKAARYRDTIRAIWRLSRQRVPTSLQEDLNAETWDTLNQLQEILKMDTLPWRIDGFDISHMSGRETYGVVVVFEQGVANPSLYRRFKIRTVEGIDDFRSMEETVHRRYQKVLENNEPLPQLILIDGGPVQLEFAKKALSDLALVTIPVISLAKREELIYHSEKELPIRLDWADPVLQLLQRVRDESHRFAIKSHRRGRGVRLTRSRLEDIPGVGKHTAALLLSHFGSMKKIATLSPEELTTVKGIGPVLAKKIVSFFRGEEHEPETEA; encoded by the coding sequence ATGCACAACGATGATTCTTTAATGGTAAACCCAAAAATAAAAAACATAGTAAAAAATCTTCCTCTTCGGCCTGGCGTGTATATTATGCGCGATGAAGAAGGGAATGTCATCTATGTAGGAAAGGCTAAATCTCTTCGGAAACGGGTTTCTTCATATTTTAGACATCAGGGTTTTGCTTCTCCGCGGCTTCGTAAGCTTGTTGAAACTATAGCAGACATTTCAACTATTCGCACAGAAACAGAAGCTGAAGCTTTAATTGTAGAATCGAGACTTATAAAGAAGTATAAGCCCTTCTTTAACATAGATTTGAAGATGAACGAACGATATCCTTATATAAAAATTACTAATGAACGATTTCCTCGCCTCGTCATTACACGAAACAAAGAGGATGATGGCTCTATTTATTTAGGCCCCTATATCAGCGCGAAAGACGTAAGAGTGTTGTTGCGTCTCATAGAGAGATATTTCCCTTTGCGTTCTTGTAAAGCCGAAGTACGACCTGATAAAAGACGGCGTCCTTGTCTTAACTATGCTTTAGGTCGATGCTTGGCTCCATGTGCGGGGTTATGCGGTGAAACGGAATATAGAGAAAGAGTGGACGATATCGTTTTATTACTTCAAGGACGTTCTTCTGAACTTGTAGAACGAATGCGGAAAAGGATGGAATTATCGGCATCTGATCTGGATTTCGAAAAGGCCGCACGGTATCGAGATACTATTCGTGCTATCTGGCGCTTATCGAGACAGAGAGTTCCTACAAGTCTTCAGGAAGATCTGAATGCAGAAACATGGGATACGCTAAACCAGCTACAAGAGATACTGAAAATGGATACGTTACCCTGGAGAATTGATGGTTTTGATATTTCCCATATGTCTGGACGGGAAACATATGGCGTTGTTGTGGTTTTTGAACAGGGTGTAGCCAATCCTTCTTTATACCGCCGTTTTAAAATCCGCACGGTGGAAGGCATAGACGATTTCCGTTCCATGGAAGAAACCGTTCATCGTCGATACCAGAAGGTGCTAGAAAACAATGAGCCCTTACCACAACTTATTCTTATAGATGGTGGGCCAGTACAGCTGGAATTTGCGAAGAAGGCTCTGTCTGATCTTGCCCTTGTAACTATTCCTGTTATTTCTCTGGCAAAAAGAGAAGAGCTGATATACCATAGCGAGAAAGAATTGCCAATTCGGCTGGATTGGGCAGATCCTGTTTTACAGCTTTTGCAGAGGGTACGAGATGAATCTCACCGTTTCGCTATAAAAAGTCATCGCCGAGGACGGGGAGTGAGGTTGACCCGCTCTAGGTTAGAAGATATTCCTGGTGTAGGTAAGCATACAGCGGCGTTGCTCCTTTCTCATTTTGGCAGCATGAAAAAAATAGCGACATTATCCCCCGAAGAGCTTACTACTGTAAAAGGGATTGGTCCTGTGTTGGCAAAAAAAATAGTTTCTTTTTTTAGAGGTGAAGAGCATGAGCCTGAAACAGAGGCGTGA
- the ribD gene encoding bifunctional diaminohydroxyphosphoribosylaminopyrimidine deaminase/5-amino-6-(5-phosphoribosylamino)uracil reductase RibD, translated as MSLKQRREDEYFMQRAISLAWRGTGHVSPNPRVGCVLVKEGHIVAEGYHQCYGSHHAEVEALRKAGSSAQGATAYVTLEPCSHLGKTPPCAPQLVKAGLKRVVIGMKDPHDVVNGRGIRILQDTGVPVEWGILEEECKWLNRGFIRRVRDGRPWVTLKTASTLDGRVAMQNGESQWITGESARTMAHLLRGEHDAIMIGVGTVLHDNPSLTVRYTSGKSPLRIILDTHLRTPLDAQILNGEGTVIIAGFSSKESKKAKEMGRRGKNVLFLPEKAGKVDLQKVMCALTDLGVNMVLVEGGATLTSSLLAEALADEISLFIAPSFMGQGISAFEKFIIPSLQELIHVKLRSVTNVSGDLWVEGVLACSPAL; from the coding sequence ATGAGCCTGAAACAGAGGCGTGAAGACGAGTACTTCATGCAAAGAGCTATCAGCTTGGCCTGGCGTGGTACTGGGCATGTGAGCCCCAACCCCAGGGTTGGCTGTGTTTTGGTTAAAGAAGGGCATATTGTAGCAGAAGGGTATCACCAATGTTATGGTTCTCATCACGCAGAAGTAGAGGCCCTCCGTAAAGCCGGTTCTTCTGCTCAAGGGGCCACTGCATATGTAACCCTTGAGCCCTGTTCTCATTTGGGGAAAACGCCTCCATGTGCTCCTCAATTAGTAAAAGCTGGTTTAAAGAGAGTTGTAATAGGAATGAAAGACCCTCATGACGTAGTAAATGGGCGTGGCATTAGAATTTTACAAGATACCGGCGTACCTGTGGAATGGGGGATACTAGAAGAAGAGTGTAAGTGGCTTAATAGAGGCTTCATTCGAAGAGTCCGCGATGGGCGGCCGTGGGTCACTTTAAAAACAGCTTCGACGCTTGATGGGCGCGTAGCTATGCAGAACGGAGAGAGTCAGTGGATTACAGGTGAATCTGCACGAACTATGGCACACCTCCTACGAGGAGAGCACGATGCTATTATGATAGGGGTAGGAACGGTGCTTCATGATAACCCGTCCCTTACTGTTCGGTATACATCTGGAAAATCGCCGCTTCGTATTATTTTAGATACCCATTTGCGAACCCCCTTAGATGCGCAAATCCTCAACGGAGAAGGAACCGTTATTATTGCAGGTTTCTCGTCAAAAGAATCGAAGAAAGCCAAAGAGATGGGAAGAAGAGGGAAGAATGTTCTTTTCCTTCCGGAGAAAGCTGGCAAGGTAGATTTACAAAAAGTCATGTGTGCCTTAACCGATCTTGGGGTTAATATGGTTCTTGTCGAGGGTGGAGCTACGTTAACTTCCTCTCTCTTAGCGGAAGCCCTAGCAGATGAAATATCTCTTTTTATAGCCCCTTCTTTCATGGGACAAGGTATTTCTGCTTTCGAAAAATTTATAATTCCTTCTCTTCAAGAGCTTATTCATGTAAAACTGAGGTCAGTAACGAATGTAAGTGGAGATTTGTGGGTGGAGGGGGTCCTGGCATGTTCACCGGCCTTATAG
- a CDS encoding riboflavin synthase, with amino-acid sequence MFTGLIENIGKLVSMTPFNEVYKITIEAPSIASSLYLGQSVAVSGACVSVVAYDTSSFTADLMPETQKRTKFKYLRPGALLNLERALQVGNRLDGHIVSGHIDGIGKIAEIKNEGLTRQLCIETEESITETIVEKGSVALDGVSLTIIEVSRNWFSVGLIPTTMKDCTLGQARIGEIVNIETDILGKYVLKFMSFGREKKISDSPNGLTIDRLREMGWMQ; translated from the coding sequence ATGTTCACCGGCCTTATAGAAAACATAGGGAAGCTCGTATCTATGACACCTTTTAACGAAGTGTATAAGATAACGATAGAAGCCCCATCAATAGCTTCATCCCTTTACTTAGGACAGTCTGTAGCCGTTTCAGGAGCATGCGTAAGTGTGGTGGCCTATGATACTTCTTCTTTTACAGCAGATTTGATGCCAGAAACACAAAAAAGAACGAAATTTAAGTATTTACGTCCAGGTGCTCTTCTTAATTTAGAAAGGGCTCTTCAGGTTGGGAACAGGCTTGATGGGCATATTGTCAGTGGACATATCGACGGGATAGGGAAGATCGCTGAAATAAAAAATGAAGGGCTTACTCGGCAGCTTTGCATAGAGACAGAGGAGAGTATTACAGAGACGATTGTTGAAAAAGGGTCTGTTGCCCTTGATGGTGTCAGTTTGACTATTATTGAAGTTTCTCGCAACTGGTTCTCGGTAGGCTTAATTCCAACAACGATGAAAGATTGCACTCTTGGACAAGCCAGAATAGGGGAGATTGTCAATATAGAAACTGATATTTTAGGAAAATATGTTTTAAAATTTATGAGTTTTGGAAGAGAGAAAAAAATATCAGATTCTCCCAACGGTCTTACGATAGATCGCCTTCGTGAGATGGGATGGATGCAGTGA
- a CDS encoding bifunctional 3,4-dihydroxy-2-butanone-4-phosphate synthase/GTP cyclohydrolase II, producing the protein MNSEQERLFSSIEEAIENIRDGKMVIVVDDDNRENEGDLVIAAEKATHEAINFMAQEARGLVCVPITQERAHELQLNPMAPNSSDRHGTAFLISVDAQEGTTTGISAHERALTARLLADPRSCAGDFLKPGHMFPLAARKGGVLKRAGHTEAAVDLAQLAGLFPAGVICEIMNPDGTMARLDDLVIFSQRHEIPIISIEELIRYRSRREKLVERVAEVKLPTAYGSFTACAYHNILDEDQDRVHIALVKGEVSGQENVLVRVHSECLTGDVFGSLRCDCGPQLHAAMAQIEEEGRGVVLYMRQEGRGIGIVNKLKAYQLQEKGLDTVEANVALGYAPDLRDYGVGAQILMDLGLSSIRLMTNNPKKVVGLEGYGLKITERVPLIIEPNKYNERYLSTKEKKLGHMLHLKDILR; encoded by the coding sequence ATGAATAGCGAGCAGGAACGACTTTTTAGTTCTATAGAAGAAGCGATAGAGAATATACGTGATGGGAAAATGGTAATAGTAGTAGATGACGACAATCGCGAGAATGAAGGAGACTTAGTGATTGCCGCCGAAAAAGCAACCCATGAAGCCATCAATTTTATGGCTCAGGAAGCAAGGGGATTAGTTTGTGTTCCCATTACACAAGAGAGGGCTCATGAACTACAGCTAAACCCCATGGCACCGAATAGTTCCGATCGTCATGGTACAGCTTTTTTAATTAGTGTAGATGCCCAGGAAGGGACGACTACAGGTATTTCGGCTCATGAGAGAGCTTTAACCGCTCGTTTATTAGCTGATCCCCGTTCATGTGCTGGAGATTTTCTTAAGCCAGGGCATATGTTCCCTCTTGCAGCTCGCAAGGGCGGGGTTTTGAAAAGAGCTGGACATACAGAAGCGGCGGTGGATTTGGCTCAATTGGCAGGACTTTTTCCAGCGGGAGTTATCTGCGAAATAATGAATCCTGACGGGACTATGGCTCGCTTGGATGATCTGGTGATTTTTTCCCAAAGGCATGAAATTCCCATTATTTCTATAGAAGAGCTCATCCGATACCGAAGTCGTCGAGAAAAGCTAGTGGAACGAGTAGCAGAAGTAAAACTTCCCACTGCTTACGGATCTTTTACGGCCTGTGCCTACCATAACATTCTTGATGAGGATCAAGATCGAGTCCACATCGCCTTGGTAAAGGGTGAAGTATCTGGTCAGGAAAATGTCTTGGTTCGAGTTCACTCAGAATGTTTAACCGGAGATGTTTTTGGTTCTCTTCGTTGCGATTGCGGGCCACAGCTGCACGCTGCTATGGCTCAAATAGAAGAAGAAGGGCGAGGGGTCGTCCTTTATATGCGCCAGGAGGGGCGAGGAATAGGCATTGTAAATAAGCTCAAAGCCTATCAGCTGCAAGAGAAAGGCCTTGATACAGTGGAGGCGAATGTTGCTCTTGGTTACGCTCCTGATCTGAGAGATTACGGTGTAGGAGCTCAAATTTTAATGGACTTGGGGTTGAGCTCTATTCGCCTAATGACGAATAACCCCAAAAAGGTTGTAGGATTGGAAGGGTATGGACTGAAAATTACTGAGCGGGTGCCACTTATCATCGAACCGAATAAGTACAACGAAAGATATCTCAGCACCAAAGAAAAAAAGCTCGGTCATATGCTCCATCTTAAAGATATACTTCGTTAG
- the ribE gene encoding 6,7-dimethyl-8-ribityllumazine synthase: MKVSEGKLIGSGLRFCLIASRFNELISSKLIEGAKDTLSRHDVSYQNIDIIWVPGAWELPLLAKEAALSGRYDGIIALGAVIRGDTPHFDYVSAEMSKGLAYVAMEQRVPVSFGVLTCDTLEQALLRAGSKAGNKGAEAALAAIEMANLLKGLRAGKEQTDNA, translated from the coding sequence ATGAAAGTATCAGAAGGGAAACTTATTGGTAGTGGCTTGCGTTTTTGTCTTATAGCTTCGCGTTTCAATGAACTCATTTCATCAAAACTTATCGAAGGTGCCAAAGACACTCTTTCTCGTCATGATGTTTCTTATCAAAATATAGATATTATATGGGTTCCTGGGGCTTGGGAGCTTCCTCTTTTAGCGAAAGAAGCGGCTCTTTCTGGCCGTTATGACGGAATTATAGCTCTGGGGGCTGTTATTCGTGGCGATACGCCTCACTTTGATTATGTATCTGCAGAAATGTCAAAAGGACTTGCGTATGTAGCAATGGAGCAGAGAGTGCCCGTCTCTTTCGGCGTCTTGACGTGCGACACATTAGAGCAGGCTTTGCTTCGTGCTGGAAGTAAAGCCGGTAATAAAGGAGCAGAAGCAGCATTGGCTGCTATTGAAATGGCAAACCTTTTGAAAGGTCTTCGCGCAGGAAAGGAGCAGACAGATAATGCTTGA
- the serS gene encoding serine--tRNA ligase encodes MLEIKWIRNNLDEVKTFLKNRYNDFDVDRIVALDEEKRKLLAETENLKAQRNEGSRKVAEAKATGKDATDLMEELRELGQRVKDIDAAVGKLDEELQALLLQVPNRPHDSVPVGKDENDNVEIRKWGTPKKFDFDPQAHWDIGEKLGILDFGRGVSLSQSRFTVLRGLGARLERALINFMLDLHTMHHGYREIQPPFMVNSQTMLGTGQLPKFAEDLYKCENEDLWLIPTAEVPLTNLHAGEIIPEEQLPLYYTAYTPCFRKEAGSYGRDVRGMMRQHQFDKVEMVKLCKPENSYNELEKLTNNAEEVLQKLEIPYRVICLCTGDMGFGASKTYDIEVWLPFQDKYREISSCSNCEDFQARRMGTRYKPTDGGKPRYVHTLNGSGIAIGRTLIAVLENYQREDGSVEIPEVLVPYMGGVREISLPLA; translated from the coding sequence ATGCTTGAAATAAAATGGATTCGAAACAATTTAGATGAAGTGAAGACGTTCCTGAAAAATCGGTATAACGATTTTGATGTGGATCGTATAGTAGCTCTTGATGAAGAAAAAAGAAAACTTTTGGCTGAAACAGAAAACTTAAAAGCCCAAAGAAATGAAGGTTCTCGGAAAGTTGCAGAAGCTAAAGCCACAGGCAAAGATGCCACTGATCTTATGGAAGAACTTCGGGAGCTGGGCCAACGGGTTAAAGATATAGATGCTGCTGTAGGGAAACTGGACGAAGAGCTTCAGGCCCTTTTGCTTCAAGTTCCTAACAGGCCACATGATTCTGTCCCTGTAGGTAAGGATGAAAATGATAATGTTGAAATTCGCAAATGGGGAACTCCAAAAAAATTTGATTTTGATCCCCAAGCTCATTGGGATATAGGCGAAAAATTAGGGATACTCGATTTTGGAAGAGGAGTAAGTTTGTCCCAAAGTCGTTTCACTGTACTACGGGGGTTAGGAGCCAGGTTGGAAAGAGCCCTTATCAATTTTATGTTAGATCTTCATACTATGCATCATGGCTACAGAGAAATTCAGCCGCCCTTTATGGTCAACTCTCAGACCATGCTCGGGACAGGACAGCTTCCTAAATTTGCTGAAGATCTTTATAAATGTGAAAATGAAGATTTATGGCTTATCCCTACTGCTGAAGTGCCCTTGACAAATCTTCATGCAGGGGAAATTATTCCAGAGGAGCAGCTTCCTCTCTATTACACGGCTTATACCCCTTGTTTCCGTAAAGAAGCAGGAAGCTATGGACGCGACGTACGAGGTATGATGCGACAGCATCAGTTTGACAAAGTTGAAATGGTAAAACTTTGCAAACCGGAAAATAGTTATAACGAGCTTGAGAAATTAACAAATAACGCCGAAGAAGTTCTTCAAAAATTAGAGATCCCTTATAGGGTTATATGCTTATGTACAGGAGACATGGGGTTCGGAGCAAGTAAAACCTATGACATAGAAGTTTGGCTTCCTTTCCAGGATAAATATCGAGAAATTAGCTCTTGTAGTAACTGTGAAGATTTCCAGGCACGTAGAATGGGTACGAGATATAAACCCACAGATGGAGGGAAACCACGTTACGTACATACGTTGAACGGCTCCGGAATTGCCATAGGGCGTACTCTTATTGCTGTTTTGGAAAATTATCAAAGAGAAGATGGATCTGTGGAAATTCCAGAAGTTCTTGTTCCCTATATGGGAGGAGTTCGAGAGATTTCTTTGCCTTTAGCTTAG
- a CDS encoding WecB/TagA/CpsF family glycosyltransferase — MGLVIVSFNSLIPDMNLFAFIGILVITCFLFQRLCRRSLDNSQYNYLRDILLIGAWMVSGIWSGDPEVTLIIGASVVAAVIGMYQHVYPQKKIRFLFLGLGVLFAAVGPRISFLGLPHGEYFYLSDFIAVFLTGLWLAVFPILIQELDNIPGMAGHLLAVSFSILLIATALSGQYLPDALFTSMTGLLLLGVFWSRHGHMYRRLGESLSAFWGVLVAGTSLLGVSKGITFSTLMVLPLGLFAIPLMETSLHFASSLLSANPKGAMVIYRSLIGRGLDHPSAVKFITSICALTGAIIAMFQLSEGKALVFFVSGIIIFAGVTLVPVFARLMKNRSVKGEKPDLWGVTIDNVSMNYAITKVYSLLSQKEGGVLISTVNSLAVQTALKDEEYRKIVAQSALTLADGTGLIWALRFLGKPVQERITGIDFLCQLCRTASVEGWPVYFLGSKPGVAQKAAENLKEQYPGLVIAGVQHGYFTEKEEEKVIKSICESGTQLLFVGLGIPRQEKWIYKNMKSLGNVVAIGIGGSFDVISGSLSRAPMLIQKMGLEWLYRLIQEPWRWKRDLELFTFVWRVLLTKIGIIRR; from the coding sequence GTGGGGCTTGTCATAGTCAGCTTTAATTCGCTAATCCCCGATATGAATCTTTTTGCCTTTATTGGCATTCTCGTCATTACATGTTTTCTTTTCCAGAGACTATGCAGGCGTTCTCTCGATAACAGTCAATACAATTATCTTCGAGATATTCTTCTCATCGGGGCATGGATGGTAAGCGGAATTTGGTCGGGCGATCCGGAAGTGACCCTTATTATTGGGGCTTCCGTTGTTGCTGCTGTGATAGGAATGTATCAACACGTTTATCCCCAAAAAAAAATACGTTTCCTTTTCCTTGGTTTAGGTGTTTTATTTGCTGCTGTTGGCCCAAGAATCTCCTTTTTAGGACTACCTCATGGAGAATACTTCTATTTATCAGATTTTATCGCTGTATTTTTAACGGGCCTATGGCTTGCTGTTTTTCCCATTCTCATCCAAGAGCTCGATAATATTCCAGGGATGGCAGGACATTTGCTAGCTGTTTCTTTTTCTATATTGTTAATAGCAACGGCTCTTTCAGGACAATATCTACCCGATGCCTTGTTTACCAGTATGACGGGGCTTTTATTGCTTGGCGTTTTTTGGAGCCGGCACGGACATATGTATCGTCGTCTTGGCGAATCCCTTTCCGCTTTTTGGGGAGTTCTTGTGGCTGGTACGTCTCTGCTCGGCGTTAGCAAGGGAATTACATTCAGTACATTAATGGTTTTGCCGTTAGGATTATTTGCTATCCCTCTTATGGAAACATCGTTGCATTTTGCCAGCTCTTTACTCTCTGCAAATCCCAAAGGGGCGATGGTTATTTATCGTAGCCTTATAGGGAGAGGGCTTGATCATCCTAGTGCTGTGAAGTTTATTACTTCGATTTGTGCTTTAACAGGTGCAATTATAGCCATGTTCCAACTCTCTGAAGGAAAAGCCTTAGTTTTCTTTGTGAGCGGCATTATTATTTTTGCTGGTGTAACCCTCGTCCCTGTTTTTGCTCGCCTTATGAAAAACAGGTCTGTGAAAGGAGAGAAGCCTGACCTTTGGGGAGTGACTATAGATAATGTTTCTATGAACTATGCTATTACTAAAGTGTATTCTCTTCTCAGTCAAAAAGAGGGGGGAGTCCTTATTTCCACCGTTAATTCCCTTGCCGTTCAAACAGCATTAAAAGATGAGGAGTATAGGAAAATTGTGGCCCAATCGGCACTCACTTTAGCGGATGGAACAGGGCTTATATGGGCTTTACGTTTCTTAGGTAAACCTGTTCAAGAACGTATTACTGGCATAGATTTCCTCTGTCAGCTATGTCGTACCGCCAGTGTAGAGGGGTGGCCGGTCTATTTTCTGGGCAGCAAACCTGGGGTAGCACAGAAAGCGGCAGAGAATTTAAAAGAACAATATCCCGGATTGGTTATAGCAGGTGTTCAGCACGGCTATTTTACTGAGAAGGAAGAAGAAAAGGTCATAAAGTCTATTTGTGAGTCTGGAACCCAGTTATTGTTTGTAGGGTTAGGTATTCCTCGACAGGAAAAATGGATATATAAGAATATGAAATCTCTTGGTAACGTTGTTGCTATCGGTATAGGAGGTTCCTTTGACGTAATTTCCGGATCTCTATCTCGCGCCCCTATGCTTATACAAAAAATGGGCTTAGAATGGTTGTATCGTCTTATTCAAGAGCCATGGCGGTGGAAAAGAGATCTGGAGCTTTTTACTTTTGTCTGGCGCGTTTTGCTCACTAAAATTGGTATTATCAGGAGGTAA